The following coding sequences lie in one Gadus morhua chromosome 20, gadMor3.0, whole genome shotgun sequence genomic window:
- the septin10 gene encoding septin-10 isoform X2, translating into MSSSDVARQPDPSRSLSLSGHVGFDSLPDQLVNKSTCQGFCFNILCIGETGIGKSTLMDTLFNTNFENFEASHFEPQVKLRAQTYDLQESNVRLRLTVVNTVGFGDQMNKQESYQPVVDYIDRQFESYLQEELKIKRSLHSYHDSRVHACLYFISPTGHSLKSLDLVTMKKLDSKVNIIPVIAKADTISKSELHKFKIKIMSELVSNGVQIYQFPLDDETVAQVNTAMNGLLPFAVVGSTEEVSVGNKMVKARQYPWGVVQVENETHCDFVKLREMLICVNMEDLREQTHTAHYELYRRCKLEEMGFKDTDPESKPVSLQETYEAKRQEFLLELQKREEEMRQMFVQRVKEKESELKDSERELQNRFEQLKRLHADEKAALEEKRRLLEDDQSSFGKRRAAAQLLAAQNLTSNGKKDKDRKK; encoded by the exons ATGAGTTCTTCTGATGTGGCTCGGCAACCG GATCCGTCCcggtccctctccctgtctggcCATGTAGGTTTTGACAGCCTTCCGGACCAACTGGTTAATAAGTCTACTTGCCAGGGATTCTGCTTTAACATCCTCTGCATTg gTGAGACTGGAATTGGCAAGTCTACCTTAATGGACACTCTGTTCAACACAAACTTTGAGAACTTTGAGGCCTCCCACTTTGAGCCGCAGGTGAAGCTGCGGGCTCAGACCTACGACCTGCAGGAGAGCAACGTGCGCCTGCGCCTCACTGTGGTCAACACGGTGGGCTTCGGGGACCAGATGAATAAACAGGAGAG TTACCAGCCGGTGGTGGACTACATTGATCGTCAGTTTGAGAGCTacctgcaggaggagctgaagatCAAGCGCTCCCTCCACAGCTACCACGACTCGCGCGTCCACGCCTGCCTCTACTTCATCTCTCCAACAGGCCACTCTCTCAAGTCCCTTGACCTGGTCACCATGAAGAAGCTGGACAGTAAG GTCAACATCATCCCCGTCATCGCCAAGGCGGACACCATCAGCAAGAGTGAGCTGCACAAGTTCAAGATCAAGATCATGAGCGAGCTGGTCAGCAACGGGGTCCAGATCTACCAGTTCCCGCTGGACGACGAGACCGTGGCTCAGGTCAACACTGCCATGAAC GGTCTTCTGCCATTCGCCGTAGTGGGCAGCACAGAGGAGGTGTCTGTGGGCAACAAAATGGTGAAGGCTCGCCAGTACCCCTGGGGCGTGGTCCaag tggagaACGAGACCCACTGTGACTTTGTGAAGCTGCGGGAGATGCTGATCTGCGTCAACATGGAGGACCTGCGGGAGCAGACGCACACGGCCCACTACGAGCTGTACCGCCGCTGCAAGCTGGAGGAGATGGGCTTCAAGGACACGGACCCCGAGAGCAAGCCCGTCAG tcTGCAGGAGACCTATGAGGCCAAGCGACAGGAGTTCCTGCTGGAGCTGCAgaagcgggaggaggagatgagacaGATGTTTGTCCAGAGAGTCAAGGAGAAGGAGTCAGAACTGAAGGACTCTGAGAGAGAG cTGCAGAACCGCTTCGAGCAGCTGAAGCGTCTCCACGCCGACGAGAAGGCGGcactggaggagaagaggaggctcCTGGAGGACGACCAGAGCTCCTTCGGGAAGAGGCGCGCCGCCGCCCAGCTCCTGGCCGCCCAGAACCTCACCTCCAACGGCAAGAAGGACAAGGACCGCAAGAAGTAA
- the septin10 gene encoding septin-10 isoform X1 produces the protein MSSSDVARQPDPSRSLSLSGHVGFDSLPDQLVNKSTCQGFCFNILCIGETGIGKSTLMDTLFNTNFENFEASHFEPQVKLRAQTYDLQESNVRLRLTVVNTVGFGDQMNKQESYQPVVDYIDRQFESYLQEELKIKRSLHSYHDSRVHACLYFISPTGHSLKSLDLVTMKKLDSKVNIIPVIAKADTISKSELHKFKIKIMSELVSNGVQIYQFPLDDETVAQVNTAMNGLLPFAVVGSTEEVSVGNKMVKARQYPWGVVQVENETHCDFVKLREMLICVNMEDLREQTHTAHYELYRRCKLEEMGFKDTDPESKPVSLQETYEAKRQEFLLELQKREEEMRQMFVQRVKEKESELKDSERELQNRFEQLKRLHADEKAALEEKRRLLEDDQSSFGKRRAAAQLLAAQNLTSNGKKDKDRKNSGFM, from the exons ATGAGTTCTTCTGATGTGGCTCGGCAACCG GATCCGTCCcggtccctctccctgtctggcCATGTAGGTTTTGACAGCCTTCCGGACCAACTGGTTAATAAGTCTACTTGCCAGGGATTCTGCTTTAACATCCTCTGCATTg gTGAGACTGGAATTGGCAAGTCTACCTTAATGGACACTCTGTTCAACACAAACTTTGAGAACTTTGAGGCCTCCCACTTTGAGCCGCAGGTGAAGCTGCGGGCTCAGACCTACGACCTGCAGGAGAGCAACGTGCGCCTGCGCCTCACTGTGGTCAACACGGTGGGCTTCGGGGACCAGATGAATAAACAGGAGAG TTACCAGCCGGTGGTGGACTACATTGATCGTCAGTTTGAGAGCTacctgcaggaggagctgaagatCAAGCGCTCCCTCCACAGCTACCACGACTCGCGCGTCCACGCCTGCCTCTACTTCATCTCTCCAACAGGCCACTCTCTCAAGTCCCTTGACCTGGTCACCATGAAGAAGCTGGACAGTAAG GTCAACATCATCCCCGTCATCGCCAAGGCGGACACCATCAGCAAGAGTGAGCTGCACAAGTTCAAGATCAAGATCATGAGCGAGCTGGTCAGCAACGGGGTCCAGATCTACCAGTTCCCGCTGGACGACGAGACCGTGGCTCAGGTCAACACTGCCATGAAC GGTCTTCTGCCATTCGCCGTAGTGGGCAGCACAGAGGAGGTGTCTGTGGGCAACAAAATGGTGAAGGCTCGCCAGTACCCCTGGGGCGTGGTCCaag tggagaACGAGACCCACTGTGACTTTGTGAAGCTGCGGGAGATGCTGATCTGCGTCAACATGGAGGACCTGCGGGAGCAGACGCACACGGCCCACTACGAGCTGTACCGCCGCTGCAAGCTGGAGGAGATGGGCTTCAAGGACACGGACCCCGAGAGCAAGCCCGTCAG tcTGCAGGAGACCTATGAGGCCAAGCGACAGGAGTTCCTGCTGGAGCTGCAgaagcgggaggaggagatgagacaGATGTTTGTCCAGAGAGTCAAGGAGAAGGAGTCAGAACTGAAGGACTCTGAGAGAGAG cTGCAGAACCGCTTCGAGCAGCTGAAGCGTCTCCACGCCGACGAGAAGGCGGcactggaggagaagaggaggctcCTGGAGGACGACCAGAGCTCCTTCGGGAAGAGGCGCGCCGCCGCCCAGCTCCTGGCCGCCCAGAACCTCACCTCCAACGGCAAGAAGGACAAGGACCGCAAGAA cTCGGGGTTCATGTGA
- the sowahca gene encoding ankyrin repeat domain-containing protein SOWAHC, protein MASDCTEQSILEFLMKSGGRVEHMELINHFELIWKNDSTQTKDRETLSRLVDAVALVTVENGVKFVCMKMDCLDAVRRTDANVYAVECNGNGVNTHDSSLSRTSAPTVDLNETSDDCFNGNSNDKDQTREKSPISPVLVDNNPKPHVSSSRVAISKEPASSTLGQVANDTTTTFAGTEVKMRERRRRESAPAIGSELDHPAHPVGHHCQVRGGRRISKGSQRAMLTSGLSEDSPWEGLDTLGDSSTPKGSRRNFIELMMSSSPQVRRSMIHRSSCLRDSVKGDGDTASLLSSSATDEDCCASVTLDPLEHEWMLCASDGQWDSLQPLLAVEPSLLSKRDFVTGFTCLHWAAKQGKVELLGQLLSFARDSAVPVDVNGRSGSGYTPMHLAAMHCHTQVVRTLVSDWEADTEVRDYSGKQAIQYLPPPLAADLHHQGVVAATSPTGAPPGTDAESTDRGGGTGRGWRLARALQSGNLNPLRLLNPSAEATEPDAGASCKPKAGALQRKSSLGRLNARLHRGRRRAQIIHSPSFRESGEVRGDEPLCSPVRTRPMSSLFG, encoded by the exons ATGGCGTCTGATTGCACTGAACAATCAATATTGGAGTTCTTGATGAAAAGCGGAGGGAGGGTCGAGCATATGGAGTTAATTAATCATTTCGAATTGATTTGGAAAAATGACTCGACGCAGACGAAGGATCGGGAGACCCTTTCACGTCTTGTGGACGCCGTAGCATTGGTGACAGTGGAGAACGGGGTGAAATTCGTGTGCATGAAGATGGATTGTCTGGACGCGGTGAGGCGCACCGATGCGAATGTCTATGCTGTGGAGTGCAATGGCAACGGCGTAAACACGCATGACAGTTCGCTGTCAAGGACATCTGCGCCAACTGTGGATTTAAACGAGACCTCGGATGACTGCTTTAATGGTAACTCGAACGATAAAGACCAAACAAGGGAGAAATCACCGATTTCCCCTGTGCTCGTGGACAATAACCCGAAACCTCACGTCAGCAGCTCTAGGGTCGCCATATCAAAAGAACCTGCCTCATCGACTCTTGGCCAAGTGGCCAATGATACAACGACCACCTTTGCAGGCACAGAGGTAAAAATGAGAGAAAGGAGAAGGCGAGAGTCAGCACCAGCTATAGGGAGTGAGCTGGACCACCCAGCACACCCAGTAGGACACCATTGTCAGGTGAGAGGCGGACGTCGGATCTCCAAGGGGTCCCAGCGGGCCATGCTTACCAGCGGGCTTTCAGAAGACAGCCCCTGGGAGGGACTCGATACGTTGGGAGATAGCAGCACTCCCAAGGGGAGTCGCAGGAACTTTATCGAGCTGATGATGAGCAGCTCCCCTCAG GTGCGGAGGTCCATGATCCACCGCAGCTCCTGCCTGCGGGACTCGGTGAAGGGCGACGGCGACACCGCCTCGCTGCTCTCCTCCTCGGCCACGGACGAGGACTGCTGCGCCTCCGTCACCCTGGACCCCCTGGAGCACGAGTGGATGCTGTGCGCGTCCGACGGCCAGTGGGACAGCCTGCAGCCTCTGCTGGCCGTGGAGCCCAGCCTGCTCTCCAAGAGGGACTTCGTCACGGGGTTCACCTGCCTCCACTGGGCCGCCAAGCAGGGCAAGGTGGAGCTGCTGGGCCAGCTGCTGTCCTTCGCCCGCGACAGCGCCGTGCCGGTGGACGTGAACGGCAGGTCCGGCTCCGGCTACACGCCAATGCATTTGGCTGCAATGCACTGCCACACTCAG gttgTGCGAACGCTCGTGTCAGACTGGGAGGCGGACACTGAGGTGCGGGACTACAGCGGCAAGCAGGCCATCCAGTACCTGCCGCCCCCGTTGGCCGCGGACCTCCATCACCAGGGGGTGGTGGCGGCCACCTCCCCGACCGGCGCTCCCCCCGGGACGGACGCAGAGAGCACGGACCGGGGCGGCGGGACGGGCCGTGGGTGGCGCCTAGCCAGAGCCCTCCAGTCGGGCAACCTAAACCCGCTGAGGCTCCTGAACCCGTCGGCCGAGGCGACGGAACCGGACGCCGGCGCGAGCTGCAAACCCAAGGCGGGCGCGCTGCAGAGGAAGTCCTCCCTAGGTCGGCTCAACGCCCGCCTGCATCGCGGGCGCCGCCGCGCCCAGATCATCCACAGCCCCTCGTTCAGGGAGAGCGGCGAGGTGAGGGGGGACGAGCCCCTGTGCAGCCCTGTACGGACCCGACCGATGTCCAGCCTGTTTGGGTGA